Proteins from one Polynucleobacter wuianus genomic window:
- the lptB gene encoding LPS export ABC transporter ATP-binding protein: MTTDLAQNTSTPTLSAHNLQKRYGSRTVVRDVSVEVKCGEVVGLLGPNGAGKTTSFYMIVGLVPLDAGRIILDGADITHLPIHERARMGLSYLPQEASVFRKLNVAENIQAVLELQVQGGKRLTKGEIADRLDELLGELQISHLRNNPALSLSGGERRRVEIARALASQPKFILLDEPFAGVDPIAVGEIQRIVRFLRDRQIGVLITDHNVRETLGICDHAYIISEGSVLAEGKPDQIIQNDAVRRVYLGENFRM; the protein is encoded by the coding sequence ATGACAACGGATTTAGCTCAAAACACTTCCACGCCAACACTGAGTGCTCACAATCTCCAGAAGCGCTATGGCTCTAGAACAGTAGTTCGAGATGTTTCAGTTGAGGTGAAATGTGGTGAAGTAGTTGGACTGCTGGGCCCCAATGGCGCAGGTAAAACAACCTCGTTCTACATGATCGTAGGTTTGGTTCCGCTTGATGCAGGTCGCATTATTTTGGATGGTGCTGATATCACTCACCTACCCATTCATGAGCGTGCTCGTATGGGTCTGTCTTACCTTCCGCAAGAGGCGTCTGTTTTTAGAAAACTCAATGTGGCTGAAAATATTCAAGCTGTACTTGAGCTACAAGTTCAAGGTGGCAAGCGATTAACCAAAGGGGAAATTGCTGACCGCTTAGATGAACTATTAGGCGAGCTACAAATTAGCCACCTGCGCAATAATCCAGCACTTTCTCTTTCCGGTGGCGAGAGACGTCGTGTGGAAATCGCCAGAGCCTTAGCCTCTCAGCCAAAATTTATCTTGCTAGATGAACCCTTTGCTGGCGTTGACCCTATTGCCGTTGGGGAGATTCAGCGTATTGTGCGTTTCTTGCGAGATCGTCAAATAGGTGTTTTGATCACCGACCATAACGTTCGCGAAACCTTAGGGATCTGCGACCACGCCTACATCATCAGCGAAGGAAGCGTTCTAGCAGAAGGCAAGCCCGACCAAATTATTCAAAATGATGCGGTTCGTCGAGTCTATCTAGGCGAAAACTTCCGGATGTAA
- the hpf gene encoding ribosome hibernation-promoting factor, HPF/YfiA family gives MNLKINSRHVEVTPAMRTHLEAGMAKIRKHFDHVIDASAFLVVDNAKEKDLRQSAEITIHLKGKELFAEAHNADLYHAMDAVVDKLERQVVKHKEKIQDHHHEKHFE, from the coding sequence ATGAATTTAAAAATTAATAGCCGTCATGTAGAAGTTACCCCTGCTATGCGTACGCACCTTGAGGCTGGGATGGCCAAAATTCGTAAGCACTTCGATCACGTCATAGATGCATCCGCTTTTTTAGTAGTCGATAACGCTAAAGAAAAAGATCTGCGCCAAAGCGCTGAGATCACGATTCACCTCAAAGGCAAGGAACTGTTCGCCGAAGCACACAACGCTGACCTCTATCACGCTATGGATGCGGTGGTTGATAAGCTGGAGCGCCAAGTCGTGAAACATAAAGAAAAAATTCAAGATCATCATCACGAAAAGCATTTTGAGTAA
- a CDS encoding PTS sugar transporter subunit IIA has protein sequence MNALTNLFAPDCIALDNSAKNRADAFAAAGELFTKQVGIDATAVIEFLDAREDLGSTALGAGVAIPHGRVKGLKQPSAAFMRLKEPIEFAAPDNEPVSILIFLLVPEKATQQHLEILSSIAQLLSDADAREKLATATDPNKVYELLQQWGSAK, from the coding sequence ATGAATGCCCTGACCAATCTTTTTGCCCCTGACTGCATTGCATTAGATAACTCTGCTAAAAACAGAGCTGATGCTTTTGCAGCTGCTGGGGAACTATTTACTAAACAAGTTGGCATTGATGCAACCGCAGTGATAGAGTTTCTCGATGCTCGCGAAGATCTAGGCTCAACTGCTTTAGGTGCTGGAGTCGCTATTCCTCATGGTCGCGTTAAAGGCCTAAAGCAACCATCTGCTGCTTTTATGAGGCTCAAAGAGCCTATCGAGTTTGCAGCCCCTGATAATGAGCCCGTTTCGATTCTCATTTTTTTGCTGGTTCCAGAAAAAGCTACTCAGCAGCATTTAGAAATTCTCTCTTCTATCGCACAACTATTATCCGATGCAGATGCAAGGGAAAAATTAGCCACCGCCACTGATCCGAACAAAGTCTATGAACTCTTACAGCAGTGGGGAAGTGCAAAATGA
- the hprK gene encoding HPr(Ser) kinase/phosphatase: protein MTQPLLLDGVTAQQIFDDNVSDLKLSWIGGLEGADRTFPPEAVKAAAASSDLVGHLNLIHPSRIQIFGEQEVDYHAALEPKQKQEQIASLISKTPPCVIVADGKAADPDLQLFCQRSSTPLFTTHISAAEVIDHLRTYLTKIGAPQITMHGVFMDILGLGVLLTGESGLGKSELGLELISRGHGLVADDAVDFSRLGPDYIEGRCPVILRNLLEVRGLGLLDIRTIFGETAVRRKLKLRLIVQLVRRTDGEFERLPLEAQHIDVLGIPIRTVKIQVAAGRNLAVLVEAAVRNTILQLRGIDTLKEFIERQRVQMNAEADSIKSQGRLL from the coding sequence ATGACCCAGCCATTACTCCTTGACGGAGTAACTGCTCAGCAGATTTTTGACGACAACGTTTCTGATCTAAAGCTCTCTTGGATCGGCGGTCTTGAAGGCGCCGATCGTACCTTTCCGCCTGAAGCGGTTAAAGCGGCTGCCGCCAGTTCAGACTTAGTTGGTCACTTAAATTTAATTCACCCAAGCCGTATCCAAATTTTTGGTGAACAAGAGGTGGATTACCATGCAGCACTTGAGCCAAAACAAAAGCAAGAGCAGATCGCTAGCCTCATTTCTAAAACGCCACCTTGTGTCATAGTGGCAGACGGCAAGGCTGCCGATCCAGATTTGCAACTTTTTTGTCAGCGCTCATCTACGCCACTATTTACGACCCATATTTCTGCTGCAGAAGTTATTGACCATCTGCGTACTTATCTCACCAAAATTGGTGCCCCGCAAATTACGATGCACGGGGTGTTCATGGATATTTTGGGCCTAGGCGTTTTACTAACTGGAGAGTCTGGGCTTGGTAAAAGTGAATTGGGTCTGGAACTCATTTCTCGAGGACACGGCTTGGTGGCGGATGACGCTGTTGACTTTTCACGCCTTGGCCCAGATTACATTGAAGGTCGTTGCCCAGTCATTTTGCGCAACCTACTGGAGGTTCGTGGCCTTGGCTTGTTGGATATTCGAACCATTTTTGGCGAAACAGCGGTTCGGCGTAAATTAAAGCTACGCCTGATTGTGCAGCTGGTTCGCAGAACCGATGGTGAGTTTGAAAGACTACCGCTTGAGGCTCAACATATCGATGTTCTCGGCATTCCAATTCGGACTGTCAAAATTCAAGTGGCGGCTGGACGCAACTTGGCAGTTCTTGTTGAGGCCGCAGTTCGCAATACGATTTTGCAATTGCGTGGCATTGACACCCTCAAAGAGTTTATTGAGCGACAGCGCGTTCAAATGAATGCGGAAGCAGACTCCATCAAATCCCAAGGGCGACTACTCTAA
- the rapZ gene encoding RNase adapter RapZ, with amino-acid sequence MQINLITGISGSGKSVALRAFEDAGYDCVDNLPVSLLENLITTLVNEKSERVAVAIDARRGQSIAQLPSILENLKRDHQVRIVFLNADTNTLVQRFSETRRRHPLSTNAKQTQSATLIEAIDKERSLLEPLRAQAHSIDTSNLPAHALRSWIQDLLKDKPAGLTVIFESFGFKKGVPSEADLVFDVRCLPNPHYDKVLRPLTGNDILVKEFLEKIPEVISMETDITQFIDKWLPHYIADGRSYLTVAIGCTGGQHRSVYLVNRISEHFRAQKDLMDLQLNFLDRHRELDSIPAAKL; translated from the coding sequence ATGCAAATTAATCTGATTACCGGAATCTCAGGCTCGGGTAAATCAGTTGCCTTAAGGGCTTTTGAGGACGCAGGCTACGACTGCGTAGATAACCTACCAGTCTCATTACTAGAAAACCTCATTACTACTCTTGTAAATGAAAAAAGTGAGCGAGTGGCTGTTGCCATCGATGCACGGCGCGGTCAATCTATTGCGCAGCTTCCATCTATTCTCGAAAATCTCAAGCGTGATCACCAAGTACGTATCGTCTTCTTAAATGCGGATACCAACACATTGGTTCAGCGTTTTTCAGAAACACGTCGCCGACACCCCTTGTCAACTAATGCAAAGCAAACTCAATCTGCGACCTTGATTGAAGCAATTGATAAAGAGCGCAGCCTCTTAGAGCCTCTGCGCGCACAAGCTCACAGCATCGACACTAGCAATCTTCCTGCTCATGCCCTACGCTCTTGGATCCAAGATCTCCTTAAAGACAAGCCAGCTGGCTTGACAGTCATTTTTGAATCCTTTGGTTTCAAAAAGGGGGTGCCCAGCGAAGCCGACCTTGTGTTTGATGTTCGTTGCCTACCCAACCCCCATTACGACAAAGTCTTGCGGCCTCTGACAGGCAATGACATACTCGTTAAAGAATTTCTGGAAAAAATCCCTGAAGTTATCAGTATGGAAACTGACATTACGCAATTTATTGATAAATGGCTGCCGCACTATATTGCTGATGGACGGAGTTATTTAACCGTTGCTATTGGCTGTACTGGCGGCCAACATCGCTCAGTCTATTTAGTCAACCGAATCAGCGAACACTTCCGCGCTCAAAAAGATTTGATGGATCTACAGCTTAATTTTTTAGATCGCCACCGCGAGCTAGACTCAATCCCTGCAGCAAAACTTTAA